Proteins found in one Gopherus flavomarginatus isolate rGopFla2 chromosome 18, rGopFla2.mat.asm, whole genome shotgun sequence genomic segment:
- the SCAF1 gene encoding splicing factor, arginine/serine-rich 19: protein MEEEENPAPPASEDPAGGSEEQGRPSDATPDRESCQPGALCTEQVIMLKALQQVVSGSFQSERPGRASEKDAERKMMSWKKWCRSPRVDGSGSGKGGTGDPTGTCDQSSTVPEALSLFSGLAGALQFLQRSCAASMQTRLLLGDEGLLGPPGICGDAEPDEVELVAEVRLGDVAAASSIFRRERAWRVHKSVSLPSPSAPRWRGASSLPVALDLPSGPLDLKWPHRTRGGAAPLPSTGRTRRVPGRWAVALGTGTGVSNGQQRPQAPAGRDPEAQRSQPPPASALEKTDSSSSSSSSSSCSSSSSSSQQAAPPGGGDSNLCPLRSPDLDIYDPFHPTDEDNPGGDFGYAASPGKQQDQKYDPFDPTGSNPSSSRSSPSPDEEEEEEEEEEEDDAAAPRPDMSHSISRISETLAGIYDENSLSQDFPGSEKGRDEAEPSEAPVAGGRRPEKEPVAGADSTLPEEEIASEQSDGAPEPPPEPRRRVFVVDLASKSRSEAEANPKLEGKVSLEVVTAGNPKAPARGEKGPKAGRHRGGRRPSLDWAGADSEIEEGEIVQPEDERYSPIRLFRSRCRPAEQRPLRVAEGDDFLSLHADSDEEGDFGESQPEPRWKAAADLRRKILTQRRERYRHDSSKHSGSSSGSRKKAKRSRERRPPKAKEPRAGPWPPKKKSKSRSKSKERRRSRSRRRGSRSRSRRRGSRSWSPSLSTSLSAMGSERRRRSRERRRGRRSRSGSRARHKEKHRDGGGSGKKKKKQQRSRSREKRPPRDKQREVHVLEEPKAEERRRDARTVVPPSIQDLNDTDLFTIKRTITVSRQDGSPEPAKREVLYDSEGLSFEGCFSDREPAEGPRHLGGKGEGGLPRKERPEEEAKPPKEKERKRGYPEERPAPRDKSKKRFKEAPGRSAPEAGKAEKEKSRPEREKPPRKAKAGHKDSGKAGGSGRKVKLQSKVAVLIREGVSSTTVSGKEGGSIGIKFSRDKESRSPFLKPEEKGPGAEAKAEPAKEPGGKAKKLKGLKAKAGLKKAKGPGAKAKGPSEAKKKKKLKAKTGLKKSKADSCSQGAGSPPAPTPEPMGGAGSPLSPPPKPPPAPAEQELTPDSQTVDSSCKTPEVSFGGEEAAVPAPGEQQRAPAGEPQADSLSEPKEEPARALPPPPAPMAWNLQGGVDCTTSGVLALTALLFKMEEANLASRAKAHELIQATNQILSHTKPSTSLVGSQAPAPPPTHTAAPYLLHSSLPLGGCSSTPPTPTGLPGTLGPASVGTGSGTLFGTGSGSDLGKRDGSTSSDGRGDTDKYLKKLHTQERAVEEVKLAIKPYYQKKEITKEEYKDILRKAVHKICHSKSGEINPVKVNNLVRAYVQRYKYFRKHGRRMEEEPGGPKDLGGLEKASLPMPPL from the exons atggaagaggaggagaatccAGCTCCCCCAGCATCAGAGGATCCAGCGGGGGGCAGTGAGGAGCAGGGGCGGCCGAGCGATGCCACCCCGGACAGGGAGTCGTGTCAGCCGGGTGCTCTCTGCACTGAACAAGTCATCATGCTG AAGGCCTTGCAGCAGGTGGTGAGTGGCAGCTTCCAGAGTGagcggccgggccgggccagcgaAAAAG ATGcggagaggaagatgatgagcTGGAAGAAATGGTGCCGGAGCCCCCGGGTGGATGGATCTGGCAGTGGCAAGGGGGGCACTGGGGACCCTACAGGCACATGTGACCAGAGCAGCACT GTCCCCGAGGCCCTGAGCCTGTTCTCCGGCCTGGCGGGGGCCCTGCAGTTCCTGCAGAGGTCGTGTGCCGCCTCCATGCAGACCCGGCTCCTCCTAGGAGATGAGGGGCTCCTGGGGCCCCCGGGCATCTG CGGGGACGCGGAGCCGGACGAGGTGGAGCTGGTGGCCGAGGTACGGCTGGGGGACGTGGCTGCTGCGTCCAGCATCTTCAGGAGAGAGCGGGCCTGGAGGGTGCACAAATCAg tctccctgcccagcccctcggCTCCGCGCTGGAGAGGAGCCAGCAGCCTCCCCGTCGCTCTGGACCTGCCCTCCGGCCCCCTGGACCTTAAGTGGCCCCACCGGACTCGTGGGGGcgcagccccgctccccagcacGGGCAGGACTCGGCGTGTGCCCGGCCGCTGGGCTGTGGCCCTGGGCACCGGCACGGGGGTCTCCAACGGGCAGCAGCGACCCCAGGCCCCGGCAGGCAGGGACCCGGAGGCCCAGCGCTCCCAGCCGCCCCCCGCCAGCGCCCTGGAAAAGACCgattccagctcctcctcctcctcttcctcctcctgctcctcgtcctcctcctcctcccagcaggCGGCGCCCCCCGGGGGCGGGGACAGCAACCTCTGCCCCCTGCGCTCGCCAGACCTGGATATTTATGATCCCTTCCACCCAACGGACGAGGACAACCCGGGCGGGGACTTCGGCTACGCGGCCTCGCCCGGCAAACAGCAGGACCAGAAGTACGACCCCTTCGATCCCAccggctccaaccccagctcctcccgcagcagcccctcccctgacgaggaagaggaggaggaggaggaagaggaagaggacgaCGCGGCCGCCCCCCGGCCCGACATGTCCCACAGCATCAGCCGCATCTCGGAGACCCTGGCCGGCATTTACGATGAGAACAGCTTGAGTCAGGACTTCCCTGGCTCGGAGAAGGGGCGGGACGAGGCGGAGCCCAGCGAGGCCCCCGTGGCTGGTGGCCGGCGCCCCGAAAAGGAGCCGGTTGCCGGGGCCGACTCCACCCTGCCCGAGGAGGAGATTGCCTCGGAGCAGTCGGACGGGGCCCCCGAGCCGCCCCCGGAGCCGCGGCGCCGCGTCTTCGTGGTGGACCTTGCCAGCAAGAGCCGCTCGGAGGCAGAGGCCAACCCCAAGCTGGAGGGGAAGGTGTCGCTGGAGGTGGTGACGGCCGGAAACCCCAAGGCTCCGGCCCGGGGGGAGAAGGGCCCCAAGGCGGGCCGGCACCGGGGCGGGCGGCGCCCCTCTCTGGACTGGGCTGGCGCCGACTCGGAGATCGAGGAAGGCGAGATCGTGCAGCCGGAGGACGAACGCTACAGCCCCATCCGGCTCTTCCGCAGCCGGTGCCGGCCGGCCGAGCAGCGCCCCCTGCGGGTGGCGGAGGGCGATGACTTCCTGTCTCTCCACGCCGACTCGGACGAGGAGGGGGACTTCGGCGAGAGCCAGCCTGAGCCCCGGTGGAAGGCAGCCGCCGACCTGCGGCGCAAGATCCTGACGCAGCGCCGCGAGCGGTACCGCCATGACTCGTCCAAGCACTCAGGCTCCAGCTCCGGCTCCCGCAAGAAGGCCAAGCGCTCCCGCGAGCGCCGGCCCCCCAAGGCCAAGGAGCCGCGCGCTGGCCCCTGGCCCCCCAAGAAGAAATCCAAGTCACGTTCGAAGTCCAAGGAACGGCGGCGCTCCCGGTCCCGCCGGCGCGgctcccggtcccggtcccgccGGCGTGGCTCCCGCTCCTGGTCACCCTCCCTCAGCACCAGCCTGTCGGCCATGGGCTCGGAGCGGCGCCGGCGGTCACGGGAGAGGCGGCGGGGCCGGCGCTCGCGCTCAGGGAGCCGGGCGCGGCACAAGGAGAAGCACCGGGACGGCGGCGGCAGCGGCAAGaaaaagaagaagcagcagcGCTCCCGTTCCCGGGAGAAGCGGCCGCCCCGCGACAAGCAGCGCGAGGTGCACGTCCTGGAGGAGCCCAAGGCGGAGGAGCGTCGCCGGGACGCCCGCACCGTCGTGCCGCCCTCCATCCAGGACCTCAACGACACTGATCTCTTCACCATCAAGAGGACCATCACGGTTAGCCGGCAGGACGGCTCCCCGGAGCCGGCCAAGCGGGAGGTGCTCTATGACTCAGAGGGGCTGAGCTTCGAGGGCTGCTTCTCGGACCGTGAGCCCGCTGAGGGGCCCCGGCACCTGGGCGGCAAGGGCGAAGGGGGGCTGCCCCGCAAGGAGCGGCCGGAGGAGGAGGCCAAGCCGCCCAAGGAGAAGGAGCGGAAGCGGGGGTACCCAGAGGAGCGTCCCGCGCCCCGTGACAAGTCCAAGAAGAGGTTCAAGGAGGCGCCGGGCCGGTCGGCGCCCGAGGCGGGCAAGGCGGAGAAGGAGAAGTCGCGGCCGGAGCGGGAGAAGCCCCCCCGGAAAGCCAAGGCCGGGCACAAGGACAGCGGCAAGGCGGGCGGCTCGGGCCGCAAGGTCAAGCTGCAGTCCAAGGTGGCGGTGCTGATCCGCGAGGGCGTCAGCAGCACCACGGTCTCCGGCAAGGAAGGCGGCTCCATCGGCATCAAATTCAGCCGGGACAAGGAGAGCCGCTCGCCCTTCCTCAAGCCGGAGGAGAAGGGGCCCGGGGCCGAGGCCAAGGCAGAGCCGGCCAAGGAGCCGGGCGGGAAGGCCAAGAAACTCAAAGGGCTGAAGGCCAAGGCGGGGCTGAAGAAGGCCAAGGGGCCGGGGGCCAAGGCCAAGGGGCCCTCGGAggccaagaagaagaagaaactgaAAGCCAAGACGGGGCTGAAGAAGTCGAAGGCCGACAGCTGCAGCCAGGGGGCCGGGAGCCCGCCCGCCCCCACCCCGGAGCCGatggggggcgccggctccccgcTCAGCCCCCCGCCCAAGCCGCCGCCCGCCCCGGCCGAGCAGGAACTGACCCCCGACTCGCAGACGGTGGACAGCAGCTGCAAGACGCCCGAGGTCTCCTTCGGGGGCGAGGAGGCGGCCGTGCCCGCGCCTGGCGAGCAGCAGAGGGCACCGGCGGGCGAGCCCCAGGCCGACAGCCTCTCCGAGCCCAAGGAGGAGCCAGCccgcgccctgcccccgcccccggcccccATGGCCTGGAACTTGCAGGGGGGCGTGGACTGCACCACAAGCGGCGTCCTGGCAC TGACCGCACTGCTCTTCAAGATGGAGGAAGCCAACCTGGCGAGCCGGGCCAAAGCCCATGAACTGATCCAGGCCACCAACCAG ATCCTGAGTCACACCAAACCCTCCACGTCCCTAGTGGGCTCCCAGGCACCCGCGCCGCCTCCCACCCACACGGCCGCCCCCTAcctgctgcacagctccctgcccctggggggctgcagctccacccccccgacccccaccGGGCTGCCTGGCACCCTCGGCCCGGCCTCGGTGGGCACTGGCAGCGGGACGCTCTTTGGCACCGGCTCCGGCAGCGACCTGGGCAAGCGGGATGGGAGCACCAGCTCTGACGGGCGCGGGGACACCGATAAG tACCTGAAGAAGCTGCACACGCAGGAGCGGGCGGTGGAGGAGGTGAAACTGGCCATCAAGCCGTACTACCAGAAGAAGGAGATCACCAAGGAGGAATACAAGGACATCCTGCGCAAAGCGGTGCACAAG ATCTGCCACAGCAAGAGCGGGGAAATCAACCCGGTGAAGGTGAACAACCTGGTGCGGGCCTACGTCCAGCGTTACAAGTACTTCCGGAAACACGGCCGCCGCAtggaggaggagccggggggccCCAAGGACCTGGGGGGGCTGGAGAAGGCCTCACTACCCATGCCCCCCCTCTGA